A region of the Zhihengliuella halotolerans genome:
GTGACGTCCACGGCAGCGACCCTCAACCCCATGGCCACGGCGTATTGGACCGCGAGATGGCCCAGTCCGCCGATACCCGAAATCACCACCCACTGACCCGGCTTGGCCTCGGTGACCTTCAACCCCTTGTAGACGGTGACACCAGCGCAGAGCACCGGCGCGATTTCACAGAGGTCCGCCCCCGCGGGGATGCGAACCGCGAAAGCCGCCTCAACCACCATGTACTCGCCGAAGGATCCGTCGACGGAATATCCGCCGTTCTGCTGCTCCTCGCACAACGTCTCCCAGCCGGTGCGGCAGAATTCGCAGGCGCCGCACGCGTTGGCCAGCCAGGCGTTTCCGACGATGTCACCCACGGCCGGATCCTCCACGCCGGGGCCGAGGGCGACGACGGTGCCGACTCCTTCGTGCCCCGGGATGAACGGCGGTGCTGGCTTGACGGGCCAGTCGCCTTGAGCGGCATGCAGGTCCGTGTGGCAGACGCCCGAGGCGATCAGCTTGACCAGCACCTGGCCGGGCCCGGGCTGCGGAACTTCTTGCTGCTTGATGTCGAGCGGCTGGCCGAAAGCCGTGACGACGGCTGCTTTCATGGTGCTCATAGTGTTCTCCTGACGAGGGTGGCCGGGCGGTGAGGTGACACGGTTTAGAAGAACCCGAGCTTGTTCTCGTTGTAGCTGACCAGGAGGTTCTTCGTCTGCTGGTAGTGGTCGAGCATCATCAGGTGGTTCTCGCGTCCGATACCGGAGGACTTGTACCCGCCGAACGCCGAGTGCGCGGGGTAGGCGTGGTACTGGTTGACCCAGACGCGTCCGGCCTGGATGGCCCGCCCGGCACGGTAGGCGGTGTTGCCGTTGCGGCTCCAGACGCCGGCGCCGAGGCCGTACAGGGTGTCGTTGGCGATCGAGATCGCGTCGTCGTAGTCCTTGAACCGGGCGACCGAGACGACGGGCCCGAAGATCTCCTCCTGGAAGATGCGCATCGAGTTGTCGCCGGCGAAGATGGTCGGCTGCACGTAGTAGCCGCCACTCAGATCGCCGCCGAGGTCGGCCCGCGCGCCGCCGGTGAGAACCTCGGCCCCCTCCTGCCGGCCGATGTCCAGGTAAGAGAGGATCTTCTCGAGCTGGTCGTTGGAGGCCTGCGCGCCCATCATCGTGTCCGTGTCCAGCGGGTTGCCCTGCTTGATCGCCTGCGTCCGGGCCACGACGTCGCCCATGAAGCGGTCGTAGATCGAGTCCTGGACCAGGGCCCGGGACGGACACGTGCACACCTCTCCCTGGTTCAGGGCGAACAGCGCGAAGCCCTCCTGGGCCTTGTCGTAGAAGGCGTCGTCCTCGGCGGCGATGTCCTCGAAGAAGATGTTCGGGCTCTTGCCGCCGAGCTCGAGCGTCACCGGGATCAAGTTCTCCGAGGCGTACTGCATGATCAGCCGCCCGGTCGTGGTCTCGCCGGTGAACGCGATCTTGCGGATGCGCTTGTTCGAGGCCAGCGGCTTGCCGGCCTCGGCGCCGAAGCCGTTGACGACGTTCAGCACGCCGGGCGGGAGCAGGTCGCCGATCAGCTCCATCAGGACCAGGATCGAGACGGGGGTCTGCTCGGCGGGCTTGAGCACGACGGCGTTGCCCGCGGCGAGCGCGGGAGCGAGCTTCCACACGGCCATGAGGATCGGGAAGTTCCAGGGGATGATCTGCCCGACCACGCCGAGCGGCTCGTGGAAGTGGTAGGCGGTCGTGTCGTCGTCGAGCTGCGAGAGGGTGCCCTCCTGCGCCCGGATGGCTCCGGCGAAGTAGCGGAAGTGATCCACCGCCAGCGGCAGGTCGGCGTTGAGGGTTTCGCGGACGGCTTTGCCGTTGTCCCAGGTCTCGGCGACGGCGAGCATCTCGAGGTTGTCCTCGATCCGGTCGGCGATCTTGTTGAGGATCACCGCGCGCTCGGCCGGGCTCGTCCGCCCCCAGGCCGGTGCCGCGGCGTGCGCGGCGTCGAGCGCGGCCTCGATGTCCTCGGCCGTGCCGCGGCCTACCTCGCAGAATCCCCGGCCGGTAACCGGAGTGACGTTCTCGAAGTACTCCCCCTTCACGGGCGCCTTCCACTCGCCGCCGATGTAGTGGTCGTAGCGGTTCTTGAAGGTGATGAGCGATCCTTCGGTTCCCGGATTGGCGTAGACGGTCATGGCTGACTCCTTCGTCGGCGTGCCCGCCGGTCTGCGTCGACCGGCCTCGCGTGCTTGTCCTGCCGAAGCTACGCCCGGAAACGTTGCACCGGCGTTGCATCGTGCCGGGGCCCGGCGCGTCAGCGGCGATGCTGCGCGTCGAGCCGGTCCAGACGGGAGAGCACGACGGCGCGGCGCGGCGAACGCGGCGGCAGGATCCGCAGCGCCGTGACCAGCGCGTCGACGTCCTCGGCGGCCTCGGGCAGCTCCAGATAGTCGGTGAGGACCTCGGGCCCGGCGTCGGCGAGCATCGCCTCGCGCAGGGCACCGGAGACCTCGCCCCTGATCGCCCGGATCCCGGGCGCGTCCGAACGGGGCAGGAGGAGCCCGTGATACAGGGCGAGGGCCTGCCGGTACCGGCCCTGCCCGACAAGGTCGAGCACGCTCCGGGCATCGCACCCGGGGGCCGGTTCGAGCCGGTAGGGCCGGGACGCCAACTCGAGACCGAAGCCGGCGTCCCGCAGCACGTGGCGCAGCCGCGCGATCTCGGCGCGCAGGGTCACGGTCCGCGCATCCTCGCCCAACAGCGCGACCGCCAGCGCCTCCGCGCTGAGCCCGCCTCCCGGATGCCTACTGTGATGCTTCGACGACTGGTGCCATGCCAGAAGGGTGGCGATCTCCGCGTGCCGTCCCGTCAGCGTCAGCGTTCCGGTGCCGCACGCGAGTTCGACGTCGTCGCGCCCGAGCGCGCTCAGGGTCGGCGCCTTGGCCGGCGTCGTGCGGCTGCGCGACGCGGGAGCCGGGCGCGGCACGTCCCCGCGGAACGCCGCGAAGCGAAGTTCGGCCTCGGCAGCGGCCACGGCGGCGCTCACGAGGCTCAGGGAGTGGACGGCGACGGCCTCCGGCCCGCCCGTGATGTCGACGACGCCGAGCAGGCGCCCGTCCGGGCCGTGGATCGGCGCCGCCGTGCAGCTGAACCGGTGCGCGATCTCGCTGAAGTGCTCCGCCCCGCTGACCTGGACGCCGCGGCCCGTGGCCAGGGCGGTTCCCGGCGCCGACGTGCCGACGGCGCGTTCGGACCAGTCGGCTCCCGGAACGAAGGCCATGGCCTCGGCGCGGCGGACGGCGTCGTCGTCGCCCTCGACCCACAGCAGTCGGCCGTCCGCATCCCCGACCGCCACGAGCAGACCGGTGTCGCGCGCCGGCTCAACGAGCAGGCGCGTGATGACGGGGAGCACCGCGGAGAGCGGATGGTCTCGAAGGTAGGCGGCGAGGTCGCCGGAGGCCAGGGCGACGGGCGGTTCGATCCGCCCCGGGGCCAGGAATCCGAGCGACCGGCGCCACGAGTCGCCGACCACCGGCCGGAGGAGATCGAAGGCGCTGCCGGCTCCGACGTCACCCAGGACGCCGTGCGCGGCGCGGGCCGAGCGCTGGAGCGCAGGCTGTGCCGGCGTCGTCATCCCCATCGCGTTCCTCTCGGATTCGTGCGCCGCGGGCCGGCTCGATCCTGACGCCGTCAGTCCACGCCGACGGCGGGACTCGGCGCGTGGCGCGCATCACATGCCTGCTCTGCAGTCTATGCCCGCCGACGCCGCCCGGCCAGAGCGCCTCCGGGGTCTAGTCAAGCGCGGCGCGCGGTGTCATAGTTGGCCTCATGAGTCGAATGATCTTCGTCAATCTGCCCACCGATGATCTGGCCGCTGCGGACGCCTTCTACGGTGCGCTCGGATTCACCAAGAACGAGCAGTTCTCCGACGAGAACGCCTCGAGCTGGGTCATTTCGGAATCGATCACCGTCATGGTGCTCGCGCGGAACTTCTTCGCGACGTTCCTCGTCGGGACCGACGCGCCCCACCTGCCGGGCGCCGGCGGGGACCGCGAGGTCCTCAACGCCCTGTCCTGCGAGTCCACCGAGGAGGTCGATCAGCTGATGTCCCTGGCCGCGGCGAACGGCGGCTCCACCTACCGGCAGGCGAACGCGCCGTTCCCGGGGATGTACCAGGGCGCCTTCGCCGATCCGGACGGCCACGTCTGGGAGCTCGCCTGGATGGACCCGGAAGCCATGCAGGGTTAGACGGCGCGCGCCACCCAGAGCGTCCAGCGGTCCTCCTCGCGGATCGCCCCTCCCTGCGGTAGGCGCTCCACGATGTAGGCGGCCAGGTCCGCCAGCTCGTCGTCGTCGAGCTCGTGCAGGATCGAGCGTCCCGCCCGCGAGACGATGTCTACTTCGATCTCCGCCGGCGACGCGTACGTCCTGCGCGGCTCATCGAACGTGTGCGGTTCCCCCGGCTCGAAGCCGGCTCCGGCCAACGCTCCGCCGATTCGTCCCGCGGTGGGCCGGCGGGCCGCTTCGACGTCGAGCAGCCGCGGGAACCGCTCGAAGAAGTAGCCCCGCAAGTGCTCGGGGCCACCCGGTCGGCGGACATCCTCCATCGTGCGGTCCTGCACGATGAGCATGCCGCCGGGCCGCAGGATGCGCCGCGCCTCGGCGAAAACCGCGTCCAGATCCGGCACGTGGTGGATCAGCGCCCGCTGCAGGACGAGGTCGAACTCTGCGTCCAATCGGCCCGTCGCGGCGGCGTCGCCCACCTCGAACTCCAGCCGGTCCCGCTCACCCGCGTGCGTCTTCGCGCCGGCGACCATCGCGGCGGAGCCGTCGATTCCGACGACGTGCCCTGCGCCGGCGTCGAGCATCGCCAACGAGTAGATCCCTCCGCCGCAGCCGACGTCTGCGACGCGCGCACCGCCCAGATCGACGTGCTGGCGGACGAACTCCACCCAGCCACGATCCGCCTCCCGGGTGGCATAGGTACCCTTGTTGCGCTCATCGTCGAAATCGATCGCCATCGTGCCTCTCCCGTTGTGAGTCCCTGCCAGAAGCGGGTCACTTCACTCTAACGCTCAGCCTTCGCCCCGGAAGCGCGGCGGAAGCATCCTGGCTCCGCCGTACATCGGGAATTCAAGCCCCCCGCAGTGACCTGCGAGTTCTTCCCACGGTCGATTGATCCCGTGGGTTCCGTGCTCGCGAACGCGGGCCACATGATCCAGATCCAGCACGCCGAAGAGGACCTCATCAGTGGCGCCCGCGCGCTGCATGATCGTGCCCTCCGGATCAACCAGCACGCTTTCGCCGACGCCGCAGGGTGCAGAACCGTTGAGATTGACGATGAAAACCTGGTTGGTGAACGCGTTGGCCCGTGCCATGACGAGCTCCATTTCCCGGTCCCGCGTCGTGGTCAGCGTGGGTTGGATGATGACCTCGGCCCCCATCCACGCCAGCTGCCTGGCCACCTCGGGAAAGCTGCCGTCGTAGCAGATCGCCAAGCCGATGCGCCCGATTCCTTCGATGTCGAAGGTCGTGAACGTGCTGCCGGCGTCGAGAGTCTCGTACGGCCGCCACGGGAAGATCTTCCGGTATCGAGCAACAATGCTGCCGGTCGGATCGATCGCAATCGCCGTGTTGTACAGGTGCCCGTCGTGGCGCTCCACGAGGGAGCCCGGGACCAGCCAGATGCCCAGCTCCTGCGCGAGGACGCCGAGCCGATCCGTGACAGGGCCGGGAATCGTCGTCGCGGCGCGTTCGTTGAAATCGGGATCCGGTTCCAACATCGCCTTGGGCGCGCCGAGCAGCAGTTCGGGTGCCACGACGAGGTCGAGCCCCGGCTTCATCTCGACGAGACTCCGAAGCTGGATTTCGAACCTAGCGAGTGTCGCATCGATGTCGCCGGCGACGGGGCTGGTCTGGATCGCTGCCAGTTTGAGGTTGCGCATGGATGAATCCTTTATTCTGCAGGGTCGAGGACGTGGAAGTCGGTGCTGTCGGCGTTGCCGGTGGGGATGGTGCGGCGGCCGAAAAAGTCCGGAAGGAACCGGCGAACTGCCACGGTGATGACGGCACCGAGGGCAAGCGCACCCACTCCTATCCAGAAAACGGTGCCGACTCCGAGCCAGGAGGCTCCCACGTACTCAGGCCGGGCCATCTCAACGGCACTGACGACGAAGACGAAGAGCATGAGGATCGCGCCGAGGCCCGGCAGAACTCCGGCGAGGACGAACGTCCCGGGGTTCCGCATCGCTGGTCGGAAGTAGACGATCGCCGCGATGGCCGTGGCCGCGTAGTACACCGCCACCATGAGCCCGATCGAGAGCACCGCCAGCCCGACGAAGTCAGGTGAGATGAGAGTGAGGACAACAAGGGTCGCGATACTAAGGCCCGCCCACCAGATCGTCGCGGTACGCGGAGTGCTCCGCTTCGGTTCGACGGCGGCGATGGCACCCGGCAGGGCCCGGTAGGTTGCCATGCTGAGCCAAAAACGCGGCGTCGACATGGCTACTGTGAACAGCGCCGACAGTGCGGACAGCCCAACCGCCAGGGTGATGACTCGCCCGAAGAGGTCGCCGGTGGCCATCGGGCCGATGACGGAGAGGACGTCTTCGACAACGTCGTCGGACGTGATGAGATCGACGCCGCCGTAGGCCAGCGCGGCGACAGAAGCGAACACGTAGAGCACCAGCAGGATGACCGTGGAGACGATTGCCGCTCGGCCCGGCGTGCGGGAGCGATGGGTGGTCTCCTCATTGACTGCGATCAGCGCATCCCATCCCCAGTAGATGAACAGCGCCAGGACGACTCCAGCCACCAGACCAGCCGGATCCGCGCTCAGCGGGTTGAACCAGTCCAGTCGCACGGGCTCAGCACTGGCTGGCGCTGTGCCACTGGTGATCGCGATCATGACGCCGAGACAGAATCCGCCGATGGCGACGATCTGGAGTGCGATCAGCGCATACTGCACCCAGGAGGCGACTTCGATTCCGCGGACGGCCACAGCGGCGCTGACTGCGATGAGGACGATTGCGATGCTGATGGTCATTGCCGGGTTGGAGGCGATGGTCTCCAAGCCGGCAGCGCTCAGGAGGTAGATTGTCGCGACTTGGGCCAGAGCCGCCGTCGCGATGAACGTGGCGACCTGGGGAACCCACCCTCCGAAGAACCAGCCGGCCCCCGGACCCAAGGCGCGGGAGATCCAGACGAACACACCGCCGCAGTCGGGCATCGCGCGGTTCAGGTCACGGAAGGCGAACGCGGTGAACAGGATGGGGATGAACCCCAGGAGAAACGCCGCGGGGGCGTGGACTCCCACCGAGTCGACCACGAATCCCAAGGTCACGGCGAGGCTGTACGCCGGTGCGACGGCGGCGAGGCCGACCGCGACGATCCGCATCATCCCGATCGCGTTGCGTTTCAGGCCCTTGCCGCCGGGCGGCGCCGTGGCGGTAGACAGGTGGACAGATTCAGTCATGATGAGAGCTCCTCGTTTTATTTGAATGTGATTCAAATAACTGAAGAGCATTCAAACAACCGCCGCGCCGACTGTCAAGGGCTGACGTGAAATGGGGCACAATGGCAGGATGGGACGCCCGAACAGACAGGCCGAACGACGGGCCGAGATCCTCCGCGCCGCGAAGGCCGTAGCCGTACGCGACGGCGCCGCGGGCACCACCCTCCGGGCCATCGCCACGCAAGCCGGCATGGAGCCACCAGCTGTTCTCTACTACTACGCAGGCGTCAGCGAGATCATTCGAGAGCTCGTCTTCGCCTCTTCGGACGCGTTCATCGAACGCGTGGAGAGCGCCGTCGAAGAAGCCGCTGACCCCATCGCCGGCTTGCGGGCCGCTATTGTCGCCGGGACCACGGGCGGGCTGGACAGCCACGATTCGCGGGTCCTCTACGAGTTCTGGCCGGCCTCCCTGCGCGATGAGAGCATGAACGACGCCGACCGCGTCCTGGACCAGCGAGAAGCTGCGATTTACGAACGAATCATCCAGCGCGGCGTCGACAACGGGAGCTTCCGCCCGGCGCTCGAGCCACGCGATCTGGCGTCCGCACTGGTGGCCCTCGAAGACGGACTCGTCATGGACATCCTCAACGGAACCAAGTCGCGGGATGAAGTCGTCTCGCTCATCTGCGCCGTCGCCGAACGCCTGGTCGACACACCACTGACCAACACCGAACCCGGTTGAGCTGCTTCATCTCGCGCGCCTTCATGGAGATCTCGAAGGCCTTCGCGAGCGGACTGTACAGCCGGTAGTCCCCTCGCCGCCTAGTCCAGCGCCGACTTCCGCAACAGTTCCAGCCTCAGAGACCGTGCCGTTTCCATGTGATGGCGTGCGATCTCCCGCGCGTCGTCCGAGCGTTGTTCCGCAATGGCCTGCACAAGTGCAGCGTGCTCGTCGAGAGAACCCTCCCACCTGCCCTCGACGGAGAGCGTCGAATGCGGAGTGTGGACCAGATGCGTAGACAACCGCTCCAGCAGATCCTCGAGGATTCGATTGTGCGTTGCGGCCCAAACAGTCGCATGGAATTCGAGATTCGTTTTGATCCGCGTCAGGTCGGCCGGATCGCTCAGCCCACGGTCTCGATCCACGAGCGCTTCCAGCCGCATCATGTCCGCGGCCCCGCGGTTCCGGGCCGCCTGTCCGGCCGCCTCCTCCTCAAGCATGACCCGAAGATCGTAGATCTGGATGACTTGCTGCGGATCGACCTGGGGCACTTGCAGCCCACGAGTGGCACGCTCAAGAAGACCTTCGTGCTGGAGCCGGCCCAACGCTTCCCGCACGGGAGTCCGCGAGACACCAAATCTCTCGGAGAGTCCGACTTCTCGCAGAGCCGTTCCCGGAGGGTGGACCCCCGCGAGAATCTCATCACGCAGGGTGCGAAAAATTGCCTCGCGGTCGACACGTCCGGCGTGACCCGTGAGCTCTGACAATTTCCTTCTCCTCAACAGTGAAGCGGCCATCTGGCTGTCCAACCTACTACGAGGACAGTCTCACCCTACGCGCAGTTGCCGGCTCGACGTCCGAAGACCATGCCGGCAGCCAAACCGGTCCCCCCGGGATAATTTTCGCTGAACAAACCTCCGAGCATTTCCCCGCAAACGTAGAGCCCTCCGATGCACTCGCCCGCACTGTTGAGGACTCGTCCGTGCGTGTCGGCTTTGAGCCCGCCGAAAGTAAAGGTAATGCCGCATGTCACTGCGAATGCATAGTACGGCCCTGTCTGCAGCGGGGCAGCCCAGTTGCTCTTGGGCGGCCCGACATCGGCCAATCGACCGTCCTTGACGGTCGGGTCCCACGCGATACTGAGATCGATTGACTTGTTGAACGCCTGCACCGTCGCACCCAACGCTGCGGCGTCGATGCCGATCTTCCGAGCGAGCCCGTCGAGCGTATCGGCCTCAGCGACCGAAATGCCCGGCATGTCGTATTCTTCACTGCGCAGGAAGGAGCGTTGCTCCGCATCGAAGATCTGGTACGCGATGGATCCCGGCTGCCGCAGAATCTCCTTGCCGTATTTAGCGTAGGTGTAGTTGCGAAAATCTGCGCCCTCGTCCAAGAAGCGCCGACCCTCGGTGTTGACGATGATTCCCAGCGGGTACCCGCCGCGAGTGAGCCGGTTGGTCAGCTCCCTGTTGCTTTCGTTCTTTGCTGTAAACGCGTCCCACTGGACGCTGTGGCAGCTGCTCCAGTCGCCGCCAGGCACCGCTCCGATGTCGAGCGCCGCCCGAATCATGGCGCCGTCGTTGTACGGAGTGCCGCGCACCTTCGCGTTCTCCCAGCCGTCGCCTAAATACTGTTTGCGAAGCTCCGGATTCGCCTCGAATCCGCCAGCCGCCAGGACCACCGATTCCGCACGAATCCAGTCGACTCCGCCCGTCTCCGTCGCAAATTCGACGCCGACCACGCGGCCGTCCTCGACGACGAGTCCGGTGGCGCCGTGGCCGTAGCGGACGTCGACTCCCAGTTCACGCGCGACCCGCGTGTGATCCGCGATGAGACCCTCACCTCCACCGACATTGCCGACATGGAGACCACCCCAGAAGAGGTAGCCGCCCCCTGGACGCTGATACGCCTGGCGTTCGTACATCAGGCGGTATTTCACTCCGAGGCCGCTGAGCCACTTCACCGCTTCCTTGCTCTCATGGACCAGAACTTCCGTGAGATCCGAAGCATTGGCGCCATTCGTCACCTTGGCCAGGTCGGC
Encoded here:
- the adhP gene encoding alcohol dehydrogenase AdhP, producing the protein MKAAVVTAFGQPLDIKQQEVPQPGPGQVLVKLIASGVCHTDLHAAQGDWPVKPAPPFIPGHEGVGTVVALGPGVEDPAVGDIVGNAWLANACGACEFCRTGWETLCEEQQNGGYSVDGSFGEYMVVEAAFAVRIPAGADLCEIAPVLCAGVTVYKGLKVTEAKPGQWVVISGIGGLGHLAVQYAVAMGLRVAAVDVTDDKLALARQHGAEVTVNAFAQDPVAAIEEATGGAHGVLVTAVHPDAFGQAIGMARRGGTIVFNGLPPGNFPAPIFDIVLKGLTIRGSIVGTRQDMEEALDFYARGLIHPTYSQRPLEDVNAIFDEMRHAKIDGRMVIEYDAG
- the adh gene encoding aldehyde dehydrogenase; the protein is MTVYANPGTEGSLITFKNRYDHYIGGEWKAPVKGEYFENVTPVTGRGFCEVGRGTAEDIEAALDAAHAAAPAWGRTSPAERAVILNKIADRIEDNLEMLAVAETWDNGKAVRETLNADLPLAVDHFRYFAGAIRAQEGTLSQLDDDTTAYHFHEPLGVVGQIIPWNFPILMAVWKLAPALAAGNAVVLKPAEQTPVSILVLMELIGDLLPPGVLNVVNGFGAEAGKPLASNKRIRKIAFTGETTTGRLIMQYASENLIPVTLELGGKSPNIFFEDIAAEDDAFYDKAQEGFALFALNQGEVCTCPSRALVQDSIYDRFMGDVVARTQAIKQGNPLDTDTMMGAQASNDQLEKILSYLDIGRQEGAEVLTGGARADLGGDLSGGYYVQPTIFAGDNSMRIFQEEIFGPVVSVARFKDYDDAISIANDTLYGLGAGVWSRNGNTAYRAGRAIQAGRVWVNQYHAYPAHSAFGGYKSSGIGRENHLMMLDHYQQTKNLLVSYNENKLGFF
- a CDS encoding helix-turn-helix domain-containing protein; amino-acid sequence: MTTPAQPALQRSARAAHGVLGDVGAGSAFDLLRPVVGDSWRRSLGFLAPGRIEPPVALASGDLAAYLRDHPLSAVLPVITRLLVEPARDTGLLVAVGDADGRLLWVEGDDDAVRRAEAMAFVPGADWSERAVGTSAPGTALATGRGVQVSGAEHFSEIAHRFSCTAAPIHGPDGRLLGVVDITGGPEAVAVHSLSLVSAAVAAAEAELRFAAFRGDVPRPAPASRSRTTPAKAPTLSALGRDDVELACGTGTLTLTGRHAEIATLLAWHQSSKHHSRHPGGGLSAEALAVALLGEDARTVTLRAEIARLRHVLRDAGFGLELASRPYRLEPAPGCDARSVLDLVGQGRYRQALALYHGLLLPRSDAPGIRAIRGEVSGALREAMLADAGPEVLTDYLELPEAAEDVDALVTALRILPPRSPRRAVVLSRLDRLDAQHRR
- a CDS encoding VOC family protein; the protein is MSRMIFVNLPTDDLAAADAFYGALGFTKNEQFSDENASSWVISESITVMVLARNFFATFLVGTDAPHLPGAGGDREVLNALSCESTEEVDQLMSLAAANGGSTYRQANAPFPGMYQGAFADPDGHVWELAWMDPEAMQG
- a CDS encoding class I SAM-dependent methyltransferase yields the protein MAIDFDDERNKGTYATREADRGWVEFVRQHVDLGGARVADVGCGGGIYSLAMLDAGAGHVVGIDGSAAMVAGAKTHAGERDRLEFEVGDAAATGRLDAEFDLVLQRALIHHVPDLDAVFAEARRILRPGGMLIVQDRTMEDVRRPGGPEHLRGYFFERFPRLLDVEAARRPTAGRIGGALAGAGFEPGEPHTFDEPRRTYASPAEIEVDIVSRAGRSILHELDDDELADLAAYIVERLPQGGAIREEDRWTLWVARAV
- a CDS encoding carbon-nitrogen hydrolase family protein, with the protein product MRNLKLAAIQTSPVAGDIDATLARFEIQLRSLVEMKPGLDLVVAPELLLGAPKAMLEPDPDFNERAATTIPGPVTDRLGVLAQELGIWLVPGSLVERHDGHLYNTAIAIDPTGSIVARYRKIFPWRPYETLDAGSTFTTFDIEGIGRIGLAICYDGSFPEVARQLAWMGAEVIIQPTLTTTRDREMELVMARANAFTNQVFIVNLNGSAPCGVGESVLVDPEGTIMQRAGATDEVLFGVLDLDHVARVREHGTHGINRPWEELAGHCGGLEFPMYGGARMLPPRFRGEG
- a CDS encoding APC family permease, with product MTESVHLSTATAPPGGKGLKRNAIGMMRIVAVGLAAVAPAYSLAVTLGFVVDSVGVHAPAAFLLGFIPILFTAFAFRDLNRAMPDCGGVFVWISRALGPGAGWFFGGWVPQVATFIATAALAQVATIYLLSAAGLETIASNPAMTISIAIVLIAVSAAVAVRGIEVASWVQYALIALQIVAIGGFCLGVMIAITSGTAPASAEPVRLDWFNPLSADPAGLVAGVVLALFIYWGWDALIAVNEETTHRSRTPGRAAIVSTVILLVLYVFASVAALAYGGVDLITSDDVVEDVLSVIGPMATGDLFGRVITLAVGLSALSALFTVAMSTPRFWLSMATYRALPGAIAAVEPKRSTPRTATIWWAGLSIATLVVLTLISPDFVGLAVLSIGLMVAVYYAATAIAAIVYFRPAMRNPGTFVLAGVLPGLGAILMLFVFVVSAVEMARPEYVGASWLGVGTVFWIGVGALALGAVITVAVRRFLPDFFGRRTIPTGNADSTDFHVLDPAE
- a CDS encoding TetR/AcrR family transcriptional regulator, giving the protein MGRPNRQAERRAEILRAAKAVAVRDGAAGTTLRAIATQAGMEPPAVLYYYAGVSEIIRELVFASSDAFIERVESAVEEAADPIAGLRAAIVAGTTGGLDSHDSRVLYEFWPASLRDESMNDADRVLDQREAAIYERIIQRGVDNGSFRPALEPRDLASALVALEDGLVMDILNGTKSRDEVVSLICAVAERLVDTPLTNTEPG
- a CDS encoding GntR family transcriptional regulator, giving the protein MSELTGHAGRVDREAIFRTLRDEILAGVHPPGTALREVGLSERFGVSRTPVREALGRLQHEGLLERATRGLQVPQVDPQQVIQIYDLRVMLEEEAAGQAARNRGAADMMRLEALVDRDRGLSDPADLTRIKTNLEFHATVWAATHNRILEDLLERLSTHLVHTPHSTLSVEGRWEGSLDEHAALVQAIAEQRSDDAREIARHHMETARSLRLELLRKSALD
- the tcuA gene encoding FAD-dependent tricarballylate dehydrogenase TcuA; this encodes MQVHSSNNRPQQADVVVVGGGNAGFSAAHAAAERGRSVVVLEKGDEDTAGGNSYYTAGATRISHDGLADLRPFIAPDDRHSQTEVPPYSPEEYAADLAKVTNGANASDLTEVLVHESKEAVKWLSGLGVKYRLMYERQAYQRPGGGYLFWGGLHVGNVGGGEGLIADHTRVARELGVDVRYGHGATGLVVEDGRVVGVEFATETGGVDWIRAESVVLAAGGFEANPELRKQYLGDGWENAKVRGTPYNDGAMIRAALDIGAVPGGDWSSCHSVQWDAFTAKNESNRELTNRLTRGGYPLGIIVNTEGRRFLDEGADFRNYTYAKYGKEILRQPGSIAYQIFDAEQRSFLRSEEYDMPGISVAEADTLDGLARKIGIDAAALGATVQAFNKSIDLSIAWDPTVKDGRLADVGPPKSNWAAPLQTGPYYAFAVTCGITFTFGGLKADTHGRVLNSAGECIGGLYVCGEMLGGLFSENYPGGTGLAAGMVFGRRAGNCA